The genomic window CAGGAGGCGGTGAAGGACGAGCTCGCATCGGCGCTCGCGTCGATGCTTCGGGAAATGGAGGGTATCTCCGAGGAAGAGGAGCTGCCCGAGCTCGAGGCCGTCACCGAAACGATCTCGTACGATGAGATCATCCCGCTCGAAGAGATGGAAACCCTCACCGACCGCCTCCGCGAACGACTCGAGGGACACGGCGTACACACAGTCCAGGATCTGCTCGCGCGAGATGCGGAGGGCCTCTCCACGATCCCCGGGATTGGCCCCGTTACGGCTCAGAAACTCCTGGAGATGGCCGGTGAAACCCTCGAGGAAAATCTTGCCGATGCGGCGGAGTCCACAGTTGGGGAGGAGTGAGGCAGCATGGATCAGCTTCGAGTTGTAGACCTCGCCCACACGATGGGGATCACCTCGCGAGAGCTGATTTTCAAGCTTCGCTCGATTGGCGTCACAGTGGCCAGCGAAGAAGATACTCTCGATCTGGCGACGGTGCGTGCCATCATCACCGGTGAAACCCTGCAACGGCGGCCGCGAGAAGTGATCGTCCGCCGAGAGAAAAAAGAGGAGACCTCCAGCACCGTGTCCGCAAAGGACCGGCTTGCGCGTCGCCGCAAGCGGCAGGTCGTCGAGACCTCCAAGGAAATCAAAGAGGTCGTCACCGAGGACAAGCCAGCTGAAGAGGAATTCGAAACCATACCTGTCGAAGTCGAAACCGAAATCGCCACAGAAGCCATCGAGGTGGAGGAAAGCGCGGAGATGGCGGAAGACGCCGAAGCTGAGGTGATGGTCGAAGAACCGGCCGAGGCCGACATCGAAGACGAAATCGAACTCGAGCCCCCGGTCGAGATCACTGAAGAGGAAATCACCGCCGAACGCGATGACGAGGGCGCCGAGGAGAAGCCCCAGCGTGTTCGTCCGGCACGCGCCAAGACCCCTCTCGAGCAGAGTCTCCGGGAGCTCACCGCTGACGAAATCCGGCAACGTCTCGCGGACCAGAAGGCGACCGCAAAAAAAATCAAGTCCGAAAAGGCAGCCGAAAAAGTTGGCGGTCGCAAGGCCAAGGCGGCGGCAGACGCCAAGGAGATTCGCGATCTGCTCAACAAATTCGAGGAGCAGAAGCTCAAGGGGCAGGAAGAACAGAAGCCTGCGGGTCGCCCGTCGCCACGCCCCGGCGGCGGACGTCCGAGCAAGAAGGCTCGTCGTCGCCGGCAGGACGAGGAGCGCCGTGCCGCACCACCACGACCCACCAGAACGATCCAGTTCAAGGACGGCGAAAAGCCGGAAGGACCGATCATCCTGTCGGAAATGGTGACCGCCAGGGAGCTTGCCGAAAAACTCAATGTCACCGCCAAGGACCTTCTCGGTCTGTTGATCCAGAAGGGCGTCATGGTCACCGCCAACCAGTCACTACCGCATGAGCTGGCTGAAGAGATATGTTCGGACCTCGAAATCGAAGCGATGGTCGCTTCCGCCGAAGACCTCATCGAATACGAACGCGAAGAGAGCGCCGAATTGGTCGGTACCGAGGAGCCGAGGCCTCCGGTGGTCACTGTCATGGGCCACGTCGACCACGGAAAGACTTCGCTCCTCGACGCCATCCGGTCGAGTCGCGTCGCCGAGCAGGAAGCTGGCGGCATCACCCAACACATCGGGGCATCGCGTATCGACGCGTCCGACGGAAGAACGGTCGTCTTCGTTGACACACCTGGTCACGAGGCATTCACCCAGATGCGCGCGCGAGGCGCCCAGGTGACCGACATCGTGATCCTGGTGGTGGCCGCAGACGACGGC from Acidobacteriota bacterium includes these protein-coding regions:
- the infB gene encoding translation initiation factor IF-2, coding for MDQLRVVDLAHTMGITSRELIFKLRSIGVTVASEEDTLDLATVRAIITGETLQRRPREVIVRREKKEETSSTVSAKDRLARRRKRQVVETSKEIKEVVTEDKPAEEEFETIPVEVETEIATEAIEVEESAEMAEDAEAEVMVEEPAEADIEDEIELEPPVEITEEEITAERDDEGAEEKPQRVRPARAKTPLEQSLRELTADEIRQRLADQKATAKKIKSEKAAEKVGGRKAKAAADAKEIRDLLNKFEEQKLKGQEEQKPAGRPSPRPGGGRPSKKARRRRQDEERRAAPPRPTRTIQFKDGEKPEGPIILSEMVTARELAEKLNVTAKDLLGLLIQKGVMVTANQSLPHELAEEICSDLEIEAMVASAEDLIEYEREESAELVGTEEPRPPVVTVMGHVDHGKTSLLDAIRSSRVAEQEAGGITQHIGASRIDASDGRTVVFVDTPGHEAFTQMRARGAQVTDIVILVVAADDGVMPQTKEAITHARAANVPLIVAINKIDKANANPDRVKQQLAENDVLVESWGGEIPSVDVSAKKNQGLDDLLDMILLVAELKELKAVAEGMARGVVLEARKEKGRGIVATVLIQQGRLDVGDYFFCGSTWGRVRAIADDTGQRIDSGGPSDPVEITGFEDIPAAGDILQATESEAKAIEVSSYRSQRDREEGLLATRKVSLDNLFDQIAESETRELNVVVKGDVQGSVEVLRETLIALSTDKVKINVLHGSVGAITTNDVMLASASNAIIIGFAVRPERTARELAETERVDIRLYTVIYDLVDDVKKAMVGLLEPEYREEELGHAEVREIFKVPKIGAIAGCHVIDGVITRSAKIRLLRDNVVVYEGELASLKRFKDDASEVREGFDCGIGLAKYQDIKVGDIIEAYRMVEIAPEL